The Candidatus Methylomirabilota bacterium genomic sequence GGCGAACATGGGCCGGTAGCGCACCGGCTGGGGTGTCGGGATCGAGGCGCTGGGATCGCCCATGGCCGCCGTCACGATGAAGCCGCTCTTCAGGACGAGCTCGGGCTTGACGCCGAAGAAGGCCGGCTTCCAGATGACGAGATCGGCCAGCTTGCCCGCCTCGATCGAGCCCACCTCGTGCGCGATGCCGTGCGAGATGGCCGGGTTGATCGTGTACTTGGCGACGTAGCGCTTGGCGCGGACGTTGTCGTTCCTGCCGTCGCCCGGCAGAGCGCCTCGCTGCTTCTTCATCTTGTCCGCCGTCTGCCAGGTGCGCGTGATCACCTCCGCGATGCGTCCCATGGCCTGCGAGTCCGAGGAGAGCATGCTGATCGCGCCCAGGTCGTGGAGCACGTCCTCCGCGGCGATCGTCTCCGCGCGGATCCGGGACTCCGCGAAGGCCAGGTCCTCCGGGATCTTGGGATCGAGATGGTGGCATACCATGAGCATGTCGAGATGCTCGTCCATGGTGTTGACCGTGAACGGCATGGTCGGGTTGGTCGAGGACGGGAGACAGTTGGGCTCGCCGCAGACCTTGATGATGTCGGGCGCGTGCCCGCCTCCTGCGCCTTCCGTATGATACGTGTGGATGGTCCGGCCCTTGAAGGCCTTGATCGAGTCCTCGACGAAGCCCGCCTCGTTCAGGGTGTCCGTGTGTATGGCGACCTGCACGTCCATCTCCTCGGCCACGGAGAGGCAGGCGTCGATGGCGGCTGGAGTGGTCCCCCAGTCCTCGTGGAGCTTGAGCCCGATGGCGCCCGCGGCCACCTGCTCCCGAAGCGGGTCGAACCTGGAGGCATTTCCTTTCCCAAGGAAGCCGAGGTTGATCGGCAGGCCGTCCGAGGCCTCGAGCATCCGGTGAATGTTCCACGCCCCAGCGGAGCAGGTCGTGGCGTTGGTGCCGGTCGCGGGGCCCGTGCCGCCGCCGATGAGAGTCGTCAGCCCGGCCGAGAGCGCCTCGTCGACGAGCTGAGGGCAGATGAAGTGGATGTGGCTGTCGATGCCGCCCGCAGTGACGATGCGTCCTTCGCCCGCGATGACCTCCGTCGAGGCGCCGACGATCATGCCGGGCGTGACGCCGGCCTGGATGTCGGGGTTGCCGGCCTTGCCCACGCCGACGATGCGCCCTCCGCG encodes the following:
- the ureC gene encoding urease subunit alpha; protein product: MSLRLPRRQYADLYGPTVGDRVRLADTDILIEVEKDFTVYGDEIKFGGGKVIRDGMGQSARATAADGVLDLVITNALVLDHWGIVKGDIGIRGGRIVGVGKAGNPDIQAGVTPGMIVGASTEVIAGEGRIVTAGGIDSHIHFICPQLVDEALSAGLTTLIGGGTGPATGTNATTCSAGAWNIHRMLEASDGLPINLGFLGKGNASRFDPLREQVAAGAIGLKLHEDWGTTPAAIDACLSVAEEMDVQVAIHTDTLNEAGFVEDSIKAFKGRTIHTYHTEGAGGGHAPDIIKVCGEPNCLPSSTNPTMPFTVNTMDEHLDMLMVCHHLDPKIPEDLAFAESRIRAETIAAEDVLHDLGAISMLSSDSQAMGRIAEVITRTWQTADKMKKQRGALPGDGRNDNVRAKRYVAKYTINPAISHGIAHEVGSIEAGKLADLVIWKPAFFGVKPELVLKSGFIVTAAMGDPSASIPTPQPVRYRPMFA